A window of Ascaphus truei isolate aAscTru1 chromosome 16, aAscTru1.hap1, whole genome shotgun sequence contains these coding sequences:
- the RBMX2 gene encoding RNA-binding motif protein, X-linked 2, which yields MNPLTKVKLINELNSREASLGVSETVSWHADYRDSAWIFLGGLPYELTEGDVICVFSQYGEIVNINLVRDKASGRSRGFCFLCFEDQRSTVLAVDNLNGIKLKGRTIRVDHVANYRPPKDAEDLDDITQALRERGCGARTPPPASSSEEEEPRRKKKDKKKKKKRRRQEEEQGESSVGAAVIKQEREDPAYEKYNTETAREPKRERSSEREERDSYKRNSGKDLVQSRIRERQEETQRDGHRERERQEESQRDRDRERQEESQRDRYRDQERQEESQRDRYRDQERQEESQRDRYRDQERQESQRDRYRDQEHQEESQRDRYRDRERQEESQRDRYRDRERQEEIPRDRHREREDRYQGSGRERQEVRDRDRVRGRKGCD from the exons TCCCCTAACAAAGGTGAAGCTGATTAACGAGCTTAACTCCCGGGAGGCGAGTCTGGGGGTGAGCGAGACCGTGTCCTGGCATGCAGACTACCGAGACAGCGCTTGGATCTTTTTGG GGGGGCTGCCATACGAGCTGACAGAGGGAGATGTCATCTGCGTGTTCTCACA GTATGGGGAGATAGTGAATATTAATCTGGTCAGGGATAAAGCCTCCGGTCGCTCACGTGGATTCTGCTTCCTGTGTTTTGAGGATCAGAGGAGCACAGTGCTGGCAGTGGACAATCTAAATGGGAtcaag CTAAAAGGTCGCACAATCCGTGTCGATCACGTGGCCAATTACCGGCCTCCCAAGGACGCTGAAGACTTGGATGACATAACACAGGCTCTGCGTGAGAGGGGGTGCGGAGCGCGGACACCCCCTCCAGCCTCATCATCCGAGGAGGAGGAGCCGAGGAGAAAGAAGAAAG ataaaaagaagaagaagaagcggcggagacaggaggaggagcagggggagagcagcgTGGGAGCTGCCGTGATTAAGCAGGAGCGCGAGGACCCAGCATATGAGAAATACAATACAGAGACAGCCCGTGAACCAAAGAGAGAGCGCTCctcagagagggaggagagagacagttaCAAGAGGAACAGCGGCAAAGACCTGGTCCAATCCAGAATAAGAGAGCGCCaagaggagacacagagagacggaCACAGAGAACGAGAGCGTCAGGAGGAgtcacagagggacagagatcgAGAGCGTCAGGAGGAGTCACAGAGGGACAGATACAGAGATCAAGAGCGTCAGGAGGAGTCACAGAGGGACAGATACAGAGATCAAGAGCGTCAGGAGGAGTCACAGAGGGACAGATACAGAGATCAAGAGCGTCAGGAGTCACAGAGGGACAGATACAGAGATCAAGAGCATCAGGAGGAGTCACAGAGGGACAGATACAGAGATCGAGAGCGTCAGGAGGAGTCACAGAGGGACAGATACAGAGATCGAGAGCGTCAGGAGGAGATaccgagagacagacacagagaacgAGAGGACAGATACCAGGGCAGTGGGCGAGAGCGTCAGGAAGTTAGAGATAGGGACAGAGTGCGAGGCAGGAAGGGCTGTGATTGA